A single window of Pseudarthrobacter psychrotolerans DNA harbors:
- the mobF gene encoding MobF family relaxase, translated as MTVSIGRINIDYYLESAAAGDGAQIGTRDLTAYYTETQAPPGRWAGRGLESVGLVSGQQVTKWAAKSIYEQFTHPESGKELGARPITAATAPEGAKTPIGNAARAAREAVAGFDLTFSPPKSVSVLWALANPKLQADLYEAHKQAVEECMDWLERNVIQARAGHGGVAWVAVEGAIASMFDHWDSRAGDPQLHTHTVIANRVRRVSDGKWVTLDSYTLHRNMVAVSEKYNSILFDRIYDRTGAVAEIRDGIAGLAGTDAEDLLKQLGEADKDPRDARAELAGIPDGLITEFSSRSLEVEALTDTLVAEWVEQYGKRPPQAMVLKMRQQATLFSRTAKQPSTESLPEKMIGWRQRALDSGYSPPP; from the coding sequence ATGACAGTCAGTATCGGGCGGATCAACATCGACTACTACCTCGAATCGGCGGCCGCCGGCGACGGCGCACAGATCGGAACCAGGGACCTCACCGCGTACTACACCGAGACCCAGGCGCCGCCCGGTCGGTGGGCCGGTCGAGGCCTGGAAAGTGTCGGACTGGTGTCCGGCCAGCAGGTCACCAAGTGGGCGGCAAAGAGCATCTATGAGCAGTTCACACATCCTGAGTCCGGTAAGGAGCTCGGGGCCAGGCCCATCACGGCCGCAACTGCCCCGGAAGGAGCGAAGACACCGATTGGCAACGCGGCACGCGCAGCACGTGAAGCGGTGGCCGGTTTCGACCTGACGTTCAGCCCGCCCAAATCTGTCAGTGTTCTCTGGGCATTGGCGAATCCGAAGCTGCAGGCAGACCTCTACGAGGCCCACAAGCAGGCCGTAGAAGAATGCATGGACTGGCTGGAGAGAAACGTCATCCAGGCACGCGCCGGTCATGGCGGTGTTGCGTGGGTGGCGGTCGAAGGAGCGATTGCTTCCATGTTTGATCACTGGGACTCCCGTGCCGGTGATCCCCAGTTGCACACGCATACGGTGATCGCCAACCGTGTTCGCCGGGTCAGCGACGGCAAATGGGTCACTCTGGATTCCTACACGCTGCACCGGAACATGGTCGCCGTCTCGGAGAAGTACAACAGCATCCTCTTCGACCGGATCTATGACCGCACCGGAGCCGTCGCAGAGATCCGCGACGGAATCGCCGGGCTCGCCGGCACGGACGCGGAAGACCTACTCAAGCAGCTCGGAGAAGCGGACAAGGATCCGCGGGACGCCCGCGCGGAACTGGCAGGCATCCCGGACGGGCTCATCACTGAGTTCTCGTCCAGGTCACTGGAAGTCGAAGCCCTGACCGATACCCTGGTGGCGGAATGGGTGGAGCAGTATGGTAAACGCCCTCCCCAGGCGATGGTTCTGAAGATGCGCCAGCAAGCGACCCTCTTTTCCCGCACCGCGAAGCAGCCCTCAACGGAGTCGCTTCCGGAAAAGATGATCGGTTGGCGTCAACGCGCGCTTGACTCCGGCTACTCCCCGCCACCGTGA
- a CDS encoding AAA family ATPase, producing MIRDAVGHEVAVVANADLGQDVVDALGKFCLHDASSRRTTFTRANLIASTERLLRGVRMGSAADREQLVDRVVEAAALRAVALSPERMSMPEAGNPFLSIRGRSSFEHEETKRFTTTQILDDEAFLIAGTTATAPALDADETRTALTLVRTREGRPLSEDQAAAAQAVLCSGTAIDGIIGPAGTGKTTTMKAVRDVWEGTHGTGSVIGLAPSAVAAAVLGEEIDAPTDNVAKWLYESVGDGAARRAVQISKLEAIVDRHQSSIKGSPAKGGAGDRAQARLNAACTRLATKYAEQAKYRMRPGQLVILDEASMVGTAAAAELARQADDAGAKLLLVGDAAQIDAVEAGGFLGWLERNTNPPILTSVWRFSAEWERTASLRLRTGDPDILATYLEQGRIHGCPEGTAPDRAYQAWMEDTKEDITASLLIAGDNGTVNDLNIRAQLDLAAAGRVNLETRVNLRSGVAGTGDLILARQNDRRLKDSEGHFIKNGTRLAVTTIRPDGSVTATRTDTGALIELDPDYLHASVELGYACTSHRSQGVTVDSAHTVVSPGLARELFYVAMTRGRHGNTCYVDLPDPEEEHAPDEWGMVRKILPEDAMAVLKGVLGNQAHEMTAHEVRDAEHGYANDFARMVFEYDYAGSSDKTSTMLDWLDANLSPERKEEITTDRLFTALVHAGPPLNSANPQNASVEEMLKAATTESATDSPRSDVGVVTAAFAPATAEGRRIQQLLQDKISARLDQLIPPLAGDDSPDWVNELREEHQETENFPATVRAVTAWREVSGQQDAETPWGTPPKSTDKTMTDYYERARKHLPPRPTNARSAEPEDVWANVSFAEDHERLRFAEQLTEEFENLGTLGTIPVGWDRTPTPGPDEIQPADIDAAWEL from the coding sequence GTGATCCGGGATGCGGTAGGACATGAGGTCGCAGTCGTCGCCAACGCCGACCTTGGTCAGGACGTCGTGGACGCCTTGGGCAAATTCTGCCTCCACGACGCAAGCAGCCGACGGACCACGTTCACCCGGGCCAACCTGATTGCTTCTACGGAACGGCTGCTCCGTGGGGTACGGATGGGATCCGCGGCGGACCGGGAACAGCTCGTGGACCGGGTGGTCGAAGCAGCAGCCCTGAGAGCCGTCGCCCTCAGCCCGGAACGTATGTCCATGCCCGAAGCGGGAAACCCGTTCCTGAGCATCCGCGGCCGAAGCTCCTTCGAGCACGAGGAAACGAAGCGGTTCACCACCACACAGATCCTGGACGACGAGGCATTCCTCATCGCCGGGACAACAGCAACAGCGCCGGCACTGGACGCGGACGAAACCCGGACAGCACTCACCCTGGTGCGGACCAGGGAAGGCCGGCCCCTGAGCGAGGATCAGGCCGCAGCTGCGCAGGCAGTTCTGTGCAGCGGGACGGCCATCGACGGCATCATCGGCCCAGCCGGGACCGGCAAGACCACGACCATGAAAGCCGTACGCGATGTCTGGGAAGGGACCCACGGAACAGGTTCCGTGATCGGGCTCGCACCCTCGGCCGTCGCTGCCGCCGTCCTTGGGGAGGAAATAGACGCACCCACAGACAACGTCGCCAAGTGGCTGTACGAATCCGTCGGTGACGGCGCCGCGCGCCGGGCAGTGCAGATCAGCAAGCTCGAAGCCATCGTGGACCGGCACCAATCCTCCATCAAAGGATCCCCAGCGAAAGGAGGGGCCGGGGACAGGGCACAGGCCCGCCTCAACGCCGCATGCACCAGGCTCGCCACAAAGTACGCCGAGCAAGCCAAATACCGGATGCGGCCAGGTCAGCTCGTCATCCTGGACGAAGCATCCATGGTCGGCACTGCCGCCGCGGCCGAACTCGCCCGCCAGGCAGATGACGCCGGGGCCAAACTTCTGCTCGTGGGAGACGCCGCCCAGATCGACGCCGTCGAAGCCGGTGGGTTTCTAGGATGGTTGGAACGCAACACCAACCCGCCCATCCTGACCAGCGTCTGGAGATTCAGCGCCGAATGGGAACGGACAGCATCCCTGCGCCTGCGCACCGGGGACCCGGACATCCTGGCGACCTACCTCGAGCAAGGCAGGATCCACGGATGCCCCGAAGGGACCGCCCCGGACCGCGCCTACCAAGCATGGATGGAAGACACCAAAGAGGACATCACCGCCAGCCTGCTCATCGCAGGAGACAACGGAACCGTGAACGACCTGAACATCCGCGCCCAGCTGGACCTTGCCGCCGCCGGCCGAGTGAACCTGGAAACCAGGGTCAATCTCAGAAGCGGGGTGGCCGGCACCGGCGACCTGATCCTTGCACGACAGAACGACCGCCGGCTCAAAGACTCCGAGGGGCACTTCATCAAAAACGGAACACGGTTGGCCGTGACCACGATCCGTCCCGACGGATCGGTAACCGCCACCCGCACCGATACCGGCGCCCTCATTGAATTGGACCCCGACTACCTCCACGCCTCTGTAGAACTCGGCTACGCCTGCACCTCCCACCGCTCCCAGGGCGTCACCGTCGATTCGGCGCACACCGTCGTCTCACCCGGACTCGCACGCGAACTGTTCTACGTCGCCATGACCCGCGGCCGACACGGGAACACCTGCTACGTGGACCTTCCGGATCCAGAAGAAGAGCACGCACCCGACGAGTGGGGCATGGTCCGCAAGATCCTTCCCGAAGATGCGATGGCCGTCCTGAAAGGTGTCCTTGGCAATCAGGCACACGAGATGACCGCCCACGAAGTCCGCGACGCCGAGCACGGCTACGCCAACGACTTCGCCCGCATGGTCTTCGAATACGACTATGCCGGATCCTCCGACAAGACCTCCACCATGCTCGACTGGCTGGACGCCAACCTCAGTCCGGAACGGAAAGAAGAGATCACCACGGACAGGCTCTTCACCGCCCTCGTCCACGCCGGCCCGCCCCTCAACAGTGCCAACCCGCAAAACGCAAGTGTTGAGGAAATGCTCAAGGCCGCCACAACGGAATCCGCCACCGATTCCCCCAGATCCGACGTCGGCGTCGTCACCGCCGCCTTCGCACCGGCAACAGCCGAAGGCCGGCGCATCCAACAGCTTCTACAGGACAAAATCAGCGCCCGCCTGGATCAGCTCATCCCTCCACTGGCAGGGGATGACTCCCCCGACTGGGTCAACGAACTGCGCGAGGAACACCAAGAGACTGAAAACTTCCCAGCAACCGTGCGTGCCGTCACGGCCTGGCGGGAAGTATCCGGCCAACAGGACGCCGAAACACCATGGGGAACACCACCTAAATCCACAGACAAAACCATGACCGACTACTACGAACGGGCCAGAAAGCACCTCCCTCCCCGCCCCACGAACGCCCGCAGCGCCGAACCCGAGGATGTCTGGGCGAACGTCTCCTTCGCTGAGGACCACGAACGTCTCAGGTTCGCCGAACAGCTCACGGAAGAGTTCGAGAACCTGGGCACGCTGGGGACAATACCCGTCGGCTGGGATCGCACACCTACCCCTGGTCCGGACGAAATTCAACCTGCCGACATCGACGCGGCATGGGAACTCTAG